A region from the Populus trichocarpa isolate Nisqually-1 chromosome 18, P.trichocarpa_v4.1, whole genome shotgun sequence genome encodes:
- the LOC18107901 gene encoding myb family transcription factor PHL6 — MKFYSTVKSFNRRKGAMQTHPSSLNTESVGLYCLNKNLQYSAVLPDCVQPKPPNSLPQASLFLTRTLNASPILNDAVSYGSIGQPRKGTMFSASLQPSPLTIAESDLQLPTSPFLQRPLPVDHITPPSDSLFLGGQDVITEPENENLMGVLDECSGGSFTGLHCTKESLTSTEKLVLQYLSKELEIPVDDVSQNSTLNEAQRVSSIPVTELNHKANYRSSAAQMDDSINRLPEAATSQKQRIRWTTELHDLFVDAVKSLGGPDVATPKSILGIMNVKGLSIYHVKSHLQKYRLAKKFPETNHDKSTSTVVENKAASSNSNNDALVIESNRDVQVTEALRTQIEIQKLLHEQLKAQKELQIRIEQNEKFLRELMEQKAISIYEPSSFAVPASEPKLLPHSPSADVSSPGQAAVNSDCYLFQPSNHKDSDAVESEKAKCPKRDRGQKEHPILH; from the exons ATGAAATTCTATAGTACTGTCAAGTCCTTTAATAGAAGGAAAGGGGCGATGCAAACCCATCCTTCTTCGTTGAATACTGAGTCAGTAGGCTtatattgtttaaataaaaatctccaATATTCTGCTGTCCTGCCTGATTGCGTACAACCAAAACCACCCAATTCCCTCCCACAGGCATCCTTGTTCCTAACACGGACATTAAACGCGAGCCCTATCTTGAATGATGCTGTTTCTTATGGCTCCATTGGTCAACCTCGCAAAGGCACCATGTTCTCCGCCAGTTTACAACCATCACCTTTGACAATTGCTGAGAGTGATCTCCAGCTTCCCACCTCACCTTTCCTTCAACGTCCTCTACCTGTCGATCATATCACTCCCCCTTCAGACTCTTTATTTCTTGGAGGACAAGATGTAATTACTGAGCCTGAAAACGAAAATTTGATGGGTGTCCTGGACGAGTGCTCTGGTGGGAGCTTTACAGGTTTGCACTGCACTAAGGAGAGTTTGACATCCACTGAGAAGCTTGTACTTCAATATTTGTCCAAGGAGCTTGAAATTCCCGTCGATGACGTCTCCCAAAATTCCACCCTCAAT GAAGCACAGCGAGTTTCATCGATCCCTGTCACTGAGTTGAATCATAAAGCAAACTATCGTTCGTCAGCTGCACAAATGGATGACAGCATTAACCGACTTCCTGAAGCTGCAACTTCACAAAAGCAAAGAATAAGATGGACGACTGAGCTTCATGACCTTTTTGTAGATGCAGTTAAATCCCTCGGAGGCCCTGATG TTGCAACTCCAAAAAGTATATTGGGTATTATGAATGTTAAGGGCTTAAGTATCTATCATGTCAAGAGCCATTTGCAG AAGTACCGCCTAGCTAAAAAATTTCCGGAGACAAATCATG ACAAGAGCACTTCCACCGTGGTAGAGAATAAAGCAGCTTCATCGAACAGTAACAATGATGCACTTGTCATTGAGTCCAATAG AGACGTGCAAGTAACAGAGGCTTTGCGCACacaaattgaaattcaaaagcTGCTGCATGAGCAGCTTAAG GCACAGAAAGAGCTTCAGATACGCATTGAGCAGAATGAAAAGTTCTTGCGGGAGTTAATGGAACAGAAAGCGATTTCGATCTATGAGCCATCATCATTTGCTGTCCCTGCCTCAGAACCCAAACTGCTGCCTCACTCTCCATCTGCTGATGTTTCCTCACCAGGGCAAGCTGCAGTGAATAGTGATTGCTATTTATTCCAACCATCAAATCACAAAGACTCTGACGCTGTGGAATCTGAGAAGGCAAAATGTCCTAAACGGGATCGAGGACAAAAGGAACATCCGATCCTACACTAA